A stretch of Paenibacillus mucilaginosus 3016 DNA encodes these proteins:
- a CDS encoding extracellular solute-binding protein, which translates to MSKFHRPSSMLKKAGVGFLSVTLAVLAGCSASSSDTPSAADPKASGQAAPGGPVKARWLVQSHPNAQMNNDMLWVKEVAAKTNVNIEWIAGPENLDQYKEKFNLTVVSGDIPDLMSGPVDMFVKGGEAGAFEPLNNWIDKAMPNFKKLLESNPEYARNIKTDDGNIYYIPSFAAVKANSVFIVRQDWLDKLGLKAPNTPDEMYNVLLAFKERDPNGNGKPDEIPFTTRGKKKGLNGFIEPFGVSLDEDFLVENGKVSYTYTDPRMKEALVYLNKLFKEKLIDNEYATNDSKIWDQRLSTEASGMTWDVFVREDYFDKTIVKTNPKGDFSIFLPLQTKDGQRYTKSQQLSVIENTRGISSKTPHKEALAKWADWFYGPEGHMTYNFGILGETYTMENNEPKYTDMIMKDPNNSPLTKMMSMGRHHWPAVNDIRYENASQSPSVVKMRDEVSKLVKPRFPKEYVSYTQEERDVINAKFTEISTFTDEMFDKFVYGAEPIDKFDEYAANIKKMGVDEVIKVQQAAYDRYMKR; encoded by the coding sequence ATGTCCAAGTTCCATCGTCCTTCTTCCATGCTGAAGAAAGCGGGGGTCGGTTTCTTATCCGTCACCCTCGCCGTACTGGCCGGCTGCTCGGCTTCCTCATCAGACACCCCATCCGCGGCAGATCCGAAGGCTTCAGGCCAAGCGGCGCCGGGCGGCCCGGTGAAGGCGCGCTGGCTCGTGCAGAGCCATCCGAACGCCCAAATGAACAACGACATGCTGTGGGTCAAGGAGGTTGCGGCCAAAACCAATGTGAATATCGAATGGATCGCCGGTCCCGAGAATCTGGATCAGTACAAAGAGAAGTTCAACTTGACGGTGGTCTCCGGCGACATTCCGGATCTGATGAGCGGCCCTGTCGACATGTTCGTCAAAGGCGGCGAAGCCGGAGCCTTCGAGCCGCTGAACAACTGGATTGACAAAGCGATGCCGAATTTCAAGAAGCTGCTCGAGAGCAACCCGGAATATGCGCGCAACATCAAAACGGACGACGGGAATATCTACTATATTCCCAGCTTCGCGGCGGTGAAGGCCAACAGTGTATTCATCGTGCGCCAGGATTGGCTGGATAAGCTTGGTCTGAAGGCACCGAATACACCGGACGAGATGTATAACGTTCTCCTGGCGTTCAAGGAGAGGGATCCGAACGGCAACGGCAAGCCCGATGAGATTCCCTTCACCACCAGGGGCAAGAAGAAAGGCCTGAACGGATTCATCGAACCCTTCGGCGTCTCCCTGGACGAGGACTTCCTCGTGGAGAACGGGAAGGTTAGTTATACGTATACCGATCCCAGAATGAAGGAAGCACTTGTATATTTGAATAAGCTGTTCAAGGAAAAGCTGATCGACAACGAATACGCCACAAATGACTCGAAGATTTGGGACCAGCGCCTCTCGACCGAGGCATCCGGGATGACCTGGGATGTGTTCGTCCGCGAGGACTACTTCGACAAGACGATCGTGAAGACCAATCCCAAAGGGGATTTCAGCATCTTCCTTCCGCTTCAGACCAAAGACGGGCAGCGCTACACGAAAAGCCAGCAGCTCAGTGTCATCGAGAACACCCGGGGGATCTCTTCGAAAACGCCGCACAAGGAAGCGCTCGCGAAATGGGCGGACTGGTTCTACGGTCCGGAAGGGCACATGACCTATAACTTCGGCATCCTTGGTGAGACGTATACGATGGAGAACAATGAGCCCAAATACACCGACATGATCATGAAGGACCCGAACAATTCGCCGCTGACCAAGATGATGTCGATGGGACGGCATCATTGGCCTGCCGTGAATGACATTCGCTATGAGAACGCGTCCCAGTCGCCGTCGGTCGTTAAGATGAGGGATGAAGTGAGCAAGCTGGTGAAGCCCCGCTTTCCGAAGGAATATGTCTCCTATACACAGGAGGAACGCGATGTGATCAATGCGAAGTTCACGGAGATCAGTACCTTCACGGACGAGATGTTCGATAAGTTTGTCTACGGTGCCGAGCCGATTGATAAATTCGATGAATATGCCGCCAACATCAAGAAGATGGGCGTCGATGAGGTGATCAAGGTGCAGCAGGCGGCTTACGACCGTTATATGAAACGATAA
- a CDS encoding carbohydrate ABC transporter permease: MTLVVILTLYPFLYILAASFSDQLFIQQGKVGIIPKGFNLDAYKLVFEFPMIGRSYWNTVVYTVTGTLVSVLLTVCAAYPLSRKSMLGRKFFTGVILLPMIFAGGIVPTFLIVNAMGMRNTIWAIIIPGAVSSFYVFIQRTFFEAIPQELEEAARIDGCSHMQILLRMILPLSLPSLVTIGLFYAVGQWNSFFPAMLYLSDKSMHPIQLLLRDIVIMNQTDSVLTGAAADERAMIGESVKFATIMVATVPILLVYPFIQKFFVQGAMVGSIKG, from the coding sequence ATGACGCTTGTGGTCATCCTTACCTTGTATCCCTTCCTCTACATTCTGGCCGCTTCCTTCAGCGATCAGCTGTTCATTCAGCAGGGGAAGGTCGGGATTATTCCGAAGGGCTTCAACCTGGATGCCTACAAGCTTGTATTCGAATTCCCCATGATCGGCAGGTCCTACTGGAACACGGTCGTCTACACGGTGACCGGAACGCTCGTCAGCGTGCTCCTTACGGTGTGCGCGGCCTATCCGCTGTCGCGGAAAAGCATGCTGGGACGGAAGTTCTTCACCGGAGTGATCCTGCTGCCCATGATCTTCGCCGGGGGCATCGTGCCGACCTTCCTGATCGTGAACGCGATGGGCATGCGCAATACCATCTGGGCGATCATTATCCCCGGCGCGGTCTCTTCGTTCTATGTGTTCATTCAGCGGACCTTCTTCGAGGCGATCCCGCAAGAGCTGGAGGAAGCCGCGCGCATCGACGGCTGCAGCCATATGCAGATTCTGCTGCGCATGATTCTCCCGTTATCGCTGCCTTCCCTGGTGACGATCGGCCTCTTTTATGCGGTGGGGCAGTGGAACAGCTTTTTCCCTGCGATGCTCTATCTCAGCGACAAATCGATGCATCCGATCCAGCTGCTGCTGAGGGATATCGTCATCATGAACCAGACGGATTCGGTGCTGACCGGTGCGGCTGCCGACGAAAGGGCCATGATCGGGGAATCGGTCAAGTTCGCGACGATCATGGTAGCTACGGTGCCGATCCTGCTGGTATATCCTTTTATTCAAAAGTTCTTCGTTCAGGGCGCTATGGTCGGTTCCATCAAAGGCTAG
- a CDS encoding ABC transporter permease, which produces MNARDGTPRPVPVNTAARGARNRKALTRLGKRLMNEYHLYLIFLPVLIYYLIFRYMPIIGSVVLSFIDFNMFKGIADSPWVGLKHFLQFFDSIYFWRLLRNTLMINLLNLVFVFPMPILFALLMNEVRSKILKRSVQTISYLPHFVSTVIMASMAVTFLSPSIGFVNNLLASFGGERIAFLQKPEYFWGIYTVLDIWKTMGWSAILYFAALTGINGELYEAAMVDGANRWKQMLNITLPGILPTIIIMLLLKIGHMLDIGYEVILLLYNPSTYETADVINTYVYRKGVIEASYSFSSAVGLFQSVIGLILIVAANRLARKYADSSMW; this is translated from the coding sequence ATGAATGCCCGAGACGGAACGCCGCGACCGGTTCCGGTGAATACGGCCGCGAGAGGAGCCAGAAACCGCAAAGCCTTAACCCGATTAGGCAAACGGCTGATGAATGAATATCATTTATACCTGATCTTTTTACCGGTCCTGATTTATTACTTGATCTTCAGGTATATGCCCATTATCGGTTCGGTCGTGCTGTCCTTCATTGATTTCAACATGTTCAAGGGAATCGCCGACAGTCCATGGGTTGGGTTGAAGCATTTTCTGCAGTTTTTCGATTCCATTTATTTCTGGCGGCTGCTTCGCAATACCTTGATGATCAACCTATTGAATCTTGTGTTCGTCTTCCCGATGCCGATTCTCTTCGCATTATTGATGAATGAGGTGCGCTCCAAGATTCTCAAGCGCAGTGTGCAGACCATCAGCTATCTGCCGCATTTTGTCTCGACGGTCATTATGGCGAGTATGGCGGTGACGTTCCTGTCACCGAGCATCGGCTTCGTGAACAACCTCTTGGCCTCGTTCGGCGGAGAGCGGATCGCCTTCCTGCAGAAGCCCGAGTATTTCTGGGGCATCTACACTGTGCTGGATATCTGGAAAACGATGGGCTGGTCCGCGATCCTTTACTTTGCCGCCTTAACCGGAATCAATGGCGAATTGTACGAAGCGGCCATGGTCGACGGAGCGAACCGCTGGAAGCAGATGCTGAATATTACGCTGCCCGGCATTCTTCCCACGATCATCATTATGCTGCTTCTGAAGATCGGACATATGCTGGATATCGGCTATGAAGTGATTCTGCTGCTCTATAATCCTTCAACCTACGAAACGGCGGATGTGATCAACACCTACGTTTACCGCAAGGGTGTCATTGAAGCAAGCTACAGCTTCTCCAGCGCCGTAGGCCTGTTCCAGTCGGTCATCGGACTGATTCTGATTGTGGCGGCCAACCGTTTGGCCAGGAAATATGCAGATTCCAGTATGTGGTGA
- a CDS encoding helix-turn-helix domain-containing protein, whose amino-acid sequence MLKQSFAIFRHRSVFVRMQLFFIVLIVGCILTVGFGSYYTSSTLLINEVVESNETYIEQARDNIDKEIEALDNVTRQISVQPILRRALYMPDSGDMSSILVFTDVMKYLNSVKLHNPLIQSLWLHFYRFPVVVSNESKYSSRFFYEQVYPVEPLPESGDDKADFRLISLGRQIIQTGSDRKPVIVFARPAPPEEKTKKGVLYVTLDADEFAARINHGNQDRPQFTYIADGRGNIVLSHESGALTRQPKESDQSALMQKIRDMGRGEGNFRQTIDGTEHLVVYVSSHVNEWTYISLIPVRAIMEKSDRIQNTTLLAAVICLLSGLVVSYLLAGRLYAPINQIIQYLNAAGVGASSRLGGGKLDELGFINRMINYVYDENRGLKDTFEKNQPVLREKFLTDLLEGRVTASAVEETAPAINLNLPYSLFQIAVFETVDFGLDDQVNAEGTNILVLLDSLAQSFGGTGVTIHYVRKRSDKVVAVFNLDEENPSPEIVYDFVKLTAAHFEEHYARKFTVGIGRVCSGPESVSFSYLDALRALRYKSVKGQGSIIFVDEVSPASGSTVLYSMDVEKQIMNLTKIGRMEELQQRLNEVLEQNRQSMQTEPELVDHLFYALAGTAVRTIYDIQAAPEDIFGQGYDLYRELTGQETLQGKRDFTVRLFRDISNYIHVKKESQSEKLLHKVRTYVEKHYQSELSLSQLAESLDMSPTYLSSKFKEIAGMNFVDYVHGVRIAKAKEYLSETDWTVAAVSEAVGILNVNTFIKVFKKYEGITPGQYRQMKSS is encoded by the coding sequence ATGCTGAAGCAGAGTTTTGCGATCTTTCGGCATCGCAGTGTGTTTGTGCGCATGCAGCTGTTCTTCATCGTGCTGATCGTCGGGTGTATTTTGACCGTCGGTTTTGGTTCTTATTATACTTCTTCCACGCTGCTCATCAACGAAGTCGTAGAGTCGAACGAGACGTATATCGAGCAGGCAAGAGACAATATCGATAAAGAGATCGAGGCGCTCGACAATGTAACCAGGCAGATCTCGGTGCAGCCGATTCTCCGCAGAGCGTTATATATGCCGGACAGCGGCGACATGTCCAGCATTCTGGTGTTTACGGATGTGATGAAGTATTTGAACAGCGTGAAGCTGCACAATCCCCTGATCCAAAGCTTGTGGCTTCACTTTTACCGGTTTCCCGTTGTCGTCAGCAATGAATCGAAATACAGCAGCCGGTTTTTCTACGAGCAGGTATATCCTGTCGAGCCGCTTCCCGAGAGCGGTGACGATAAGGCGGACTTCCGTTTAATCTCATTGGGACGGCAGATCATCCAGACCGGCTCCGACCGGAAGCCGGTGATTGTATTCGCCCGGCCTGCACCGCCGGAAGAGAAGACAAAGAAGGGCGTTCTCTATGTGACGTTGGATGCCGACGAATTTGCCGCCCGCATTAACCATGGGAACCAGGACCGGCCGCAGTTTACCTATATTGCGGATGGCCGGGGGAATATCGTACTCAGTCATGAAAGCGGCGCACTTACCCGGCAGCCGAAGGAAAGCGACCAGTCCGCTTTGATGCAGAAAATCCGGGACATGGGCCGTGGAGAGGGGAATTTCCGCCAAACGATCGACGGGACGGAGCATCTTGTCGTCTATGTATCGTCGCATGTGAATGAATGGACCTATATCAGCCTTATTCCCGTGCGGGCCATTATGGAGAAATCCGACCGCATCCAAAATACTACGCTGCTCGCCGCGGTGATCTGCCTGCTAAGCGGACTGGTCGTCTCGTATTTGCTGGCCGGCCGCCTCTATGCTCCGATCAATCAGATCATCCAGTACTTGAACGCAGCCGGGGTTGGGGCCTCATCGCGTCTTGGCGGCGGTAAACTGGATGAACTCGGATTTATTAATCGGATGATCAACTATGTGTATGACGAGAACCGGGGCTTGAAGGATACATTCGAGAAGAACCAGCCGGTGCTCAGGGAGAAGTTCCTGACCGATCTGCTGGAGGGAAGAGTTACGGCTTCCGCTGTGGAGGAGACTGCCCCTGCCATCAACCTGAACCTCCCTTATTCGCTGTTTCAGATCGCGGTCTTCGAAACCGTTGATTTCGGGCTGGATGATCAAGTCAATGCCGAGGGAACGAACATTCTGGTCCTGTTGGATTCGCTCGCGCAAAGCTTCGGCGGAACCGGCGTGACGATTCACTATGTGCGCAAGCGCAGCGACAAGGTGGTGGCGGTCTTCAACCTCGATGAGGAGAATCCATCGCCCGAGATCGTCTACGACTTTGTTAAGCTGACCGCCGCTCACTTTGAAGAACACTATGCCCGCAAATTCACGGTAGGCATCGGACGGGTATGCAGCGGTCCGGAATCCGTCTCCTTTTCTTATTTGGATGCATTAAGGGCGCTGCGCTACAAGAGTGTCAAGGGCCAAGGCAGCATTATTTTCGTCGATGAGGTATCTCCGGCGTCCGGCAGCACGGTCCTTTACTCCATGGATGTGGAGAAGCAGATCATGAACCTGACGAAAATCGGCAGGATGGAAGAGCTGCAGCAGCGCTTGAATGAGGTCCTGGAACAGAACAGGCAGAGCATGCAGACCGAGCCCGAGCTGGTCGATCACTTGTTCTATGCCCTTGCAGGCACCGCTGTCCGGACGATCTACGACATTCAGGCTGCGCCGGAAGACATCTTCGGGCAGGGATATGATCTGTACCGGGAACTGACCGGGCAGGAGACGCTGCAGGGGAAGAGGGACTTCACCGTCCGCCTCTTCAGGGACATCTCAAATTACATTCACGTCAAAAAGGAAAGTCAATCCGAGAAGCTGCTGCACAAAGTGAGAACCTACGTGGAAAAGCACTACCAATCGGAGCTGTCCTTAAGCCAATTGGCCGAGAGCCTGGACATGTCTCCGACGTATCTGAGCAGTAAATTCAAGGAAATCGCCGGTATGAATTTCGTCGACTATGTACACGGTGTCCGAATCGCGAAGGCCAAGGAATATCTCTCGGAAACCGATTGGACGGTGGCCGCGGTCTCCGAAGCCGTGGGGATCCTTAACGTGAATACGTTTATCAAGGTGTTTAAGAAGTACGAGGGGATCACTCCGGGACAGTACCGGCAGATGAAGTCCTCCTAA
- a CDS encoding ABC transporter substrate-binding protein: MIHLRGMTWNHPRGVLPLQAASEAFKKRYPEMEITWDARSLHDFEAYPLERLAETYDLIMIDHPHIGAAVGHDVLVPLNDWIPEEYLEDQRRNSVGPSHDSYSWNGKQWALAADAAAQVSAYRADLLERHGCRVPVTWEEVRRLAKELPKEHKLGLPLLPVHAFASFVTLSAQLSGGGFWKEGAELHPETGAAAIAQLQELVPYLHERSFSMDPIGMSDRMAATDEIAYVPLIYGYSNYARHGFASRLLRYADIPSDSGQPGGSMIGGVGIAVSSRCKHILPAIEYAQLAAGGEFQRTTYVNSGGQPGHRSAWTDAGANELTHQFFRDTLRTLDLGYVRPRFDGYIAFQEQAGMRIREALLNGCSDPAQLVVDLNRLLFKLSSTRSDAIK, translated from the coding sequence ATGATTCATCTGCGTGGAATGACCTGGAACCATCCGAGAGGCGTGCTGCCGCTGCAGGCGGCCTCGGAGGCATTCAAGAAGCGGTATCCCGAGATGGAGATCACCTGGGATGCCAGATCGCTGCATGACTTCGAGGCGTATCCTCTCGAGCGGTTAGCCGAGACGTATGACCTGATCATGATCGATCACCCTCATATCGGTGCAGCGGTGGGGCATGACGTTCTCGTGCCCCTGAATGATTGGATCCCCGAGGAATACCTGGAGGATCAGCGGCGTAACAGCGTGGGTCCGAGCCACGACAGCTATTCCTGGAACGGGAAGCAGTGGGCGCTGGCCGCGGATGCGGCGGCACAGGTCAGTGCATACCGGGCGGATCTGCTGGAGCGGCATGGCTGCAGGGTGCCCGTGACCTGGGAGGAGGTTCGCCGCCTGGCCAAGGAGCTGCCGAAGGAGCATAAGCTGGGGCTTCCCCTCCTGCCGGTGCATGCCTTCGCGAGCTTCGTCACGCTCAGCGCCCAGCTGTCGGGAGGCGGCTTCTGGAAGGAGGGAGCCGAGCTGCACCCGGAGACCGGCGCGGCGGCGATCGCCCAGCTGCAGGAGCTCGTACCGTATCTGCACGAGCGTTCCTTCTCGATGGATCCCATCGGCATGTCGGACCGGATGGCCGCAACGGATGAGATTGCTTATGTTCCGCTGATCTACGGCTACTCGAATTACGCAAGACACGGCTTTGCTTCCCGCCTTCTTCGGTACGCCGATATTCCGTCGGACTCGGGACAACCCGGCGGGAGCATGATCGGCGGGGTGGGGATCGCGGTCTCGAGCCGCTGCAAGCATATCCTGCCGGCGATAGAGTATGCTCAGCTCGCAGCCGGCGGCGAGTTTCAGCGTACGACCTATGTGAACAGCGGCGGGCAGCCGGGGCACCGCAGTGCCTGGACGGATGCAGGAGCGAATGAGCTTACCCATCAGTTCTTCAGGGACACGCTTCGCACGCTGGATCTGGGGTATGTCCGGCCGCGCTTCGACGGATATATCGCCTTCCAGGAGCAGGCCGGCATGCGGATCAGGGAAGCCCTGCTCAACGGGTGCAGCGATCCCGCACAGCTGGTGGTGGACCTGAACCGCCTGCTGTTCAAGCTATCATCAACCCGGAGCGACGCTATCAAGTGA
- a CDS encoding Gfo/Idh/MocA family protein produces MREPQLDYKPKLPQDRSMGIAIVGAGEIVASCHLPAYRMAGFRVVGIYDIDGTKAGALAQQYEIPKVYSTLSELLDDEAVSIVDIAVPAKHQLQVVKEASAAGKHLLCQKPLSEDYRDAESIATLCEQAGIRAAVNQQMRWSPGIRASRAIMDQGWLGVPLQASIQVNVKTDWESWPWITKIPRLEVLYHSIHYLDSIRFLFGKPEYVYADGARYPGQTSLGETRTLDSYQICGGGPGPHSR; encoded by the coding sequence ATGAGGGAGCCCCAGCTCGACTACAAGCCCAAGCTTCCGCAGGACCGTTCGATGGGAATCGCCATCGTAGGGGCGGGGGAGATCGTGGCGTCCTGCCACCTGCCGGCCTACCGGATGGCGGGGTTCCGTGTAGTCGGAATCTACGACATCGATGGGACCAAAGCAGGCGCGCTTGCGCAGCAGTATGAGATCCCGAAGGTATATTCCACGCTCTCCGAGCTGCTGGACGATGAGGCGGTGAGCATCGTAGATATCGCGGTACCGGCGAAGCACCAGCTTCAGGTAGTGAAGGAAGCGTCCGCCGCCGGCAAGCACCTGCTGTGCCAGAAGCCGCTGAGCGAGGATTACCGTGACGCGGAGAGCATAGCCACCCTATGCGAGCAGGCCGGGATCCGGGCTGCCGTGAATCAGCAAATGCGGTGGTCTCCCGGGATCCGTGCCAGCAGGGCCATCATGGATCAGGGATGGCTTGGAGTTCCCCTGCAGGCCTCCATCCAGGTCAATGTCAAGACGGATTGGGAGTCTTGGCCCTGGATTACGAAGATTCCCCGGCTGGAGGTGCTGTATCACAGCATTCATTACCTGGACTCCATCCGTTTCCTGTTCGGCAAGCCGGAATATGTGTATGCGGACGGCGCCCGTTATCCCGGGCAGACCAGCCTGGGAGAGACGCGGACGCTGGATTCATATCAAATTTGCGGGGGAGGGCCGGGCCCTCATTCACGATAA
- a CDS encoding MaoC/PaaZ C-terminal domain-containing protein, translating to MFRSVYFEEYEIGTVRETMGRTITETDIVMHAGQTGDFYPHHMDAEWCRTQDFGQRIAHGTLIFSVAVGMTAGVVNPEAFSYGYDRLRFIKPVFIGDTIRVRVTWKEKREHPKRPDYGFVTELCEVTNQRGETVLVCEHLLMVKRQGASA from the coding sequence ATGTTTCGGTCGGTATACTTCGAGGAATATGAGATTGGCACCGTCAGAGAGACCATGGGAAGAACGATCACGGAGACGGATATTGTGATGCATGCGGGACAAACGGGCGATTTTTATCCGCATCATATGGATGCCGAATGGTGCCGGACACAGGATTTCGGGCAGCGGATCGCGCATGGGACCTTGATCTTCAGTGTTGCGGTAGGGATGACCGCAGGAGTGGTGAATCCCGAGGCATTCTCCTACGGATATGATCGGCTGCGGTTTATCAAGCCCGTATTCATCGGGGATACCATCCGGGTCCGCGTGACCTGGAAGGAAAAGCGCGAACATCCGAAGCGTCCGGACTACGGGTTCGTTACCGAGCTGTGTGAGGTGACCAACCAGCGCGGAGAGACGGTGCTGGTGTGTGAGCACCTGCTGATGGTGAAGCGGCAGGGGGCATCGGCATGA
- a CDS encoding amidohydrolase family protein, producing MRIDAHQHFWNLEKQEYPWLNPSHGPLYRTYEPEELAPLLKAAGVEKTVLVQAANSHEDTEYMLGLGAKHDWIGGVVGWVKLDDPLEAGRRLERFSGHPLFKGVRHLIHDEPDPDWVIRKEVVEGLRVLASYGLPFDVVAVFPNHLKHIPYLAERIPELRMVIDHLAKPPIKDKGMEPWASQLAQAAQYPQVYAKISGLNTAADWEHWSAADLQPYVDYAFEQFGADRLMFGSDWPVSLLAGDYAKVWEQTGIALRGRTAEEQEAVLGGTAARFYGIRT from the coding sequence GTGAGAATCGATGCTCACCAGCATTTCTGGAATTTGGAGAAGCAGGAATACCCCTGGCTGAATCCTTCTCATGGACCCTTATACCGGACCTATGAGCCGGAGGAGCTCGCGCCTTTGTTGAAGGCGGCCGGCGTGGAGAAGACCGTGCTTGTGCAGGCGGCCAATTCTCACGAAGATACGGAGTATATGCTCGGTCTGGGGGCGAAGCATGACTGGATCGGAGGAGTGGTCGGCTGGGTGAAGCTGGATGACCCGCTCGAAGCGGGGAGAAGGCTGGAGCGGTTCTCGGGCCATCCGCTGTTCAAGGGAGTACGCCATCTGATTCATGACGAGCCGGATCCGGACTGGGTGATCCGCAAGGAGGTTGTCGAGGGGCTGCGGGTGCTGGCTTCCTACGGACTTCCCTTCGACGTCGTAGCGGTATTCCCCAACCATTTGAAGCACATCCCGTATCTTGCCGAGCGTATTCCTGAGCTGCGGATGGTGATCGATCACTTGGCGAAGCCCCCCATCAAGGACAAAGGGATGGAGCCGTGGGCATCGCAGCTGGCGCAGGCAGCGCAGTACCCCCAGGTCTATGCCAAGATTTCGGGGCTGAACACCGCCGCGGACTGGGAGCATTGGTCGGCTGCGGATCTGCAGCCTTATGTCGATTATGCCTTCGAGCAGTTCGGCGCGGACCGCTTGATGTTCGGGAGCGATTGGCCGGTCTCCCTGCTGGCGGGGGACTATGCCAAGGTATGGGAGCAGACGGGGATCGCTCTGCGCGGAAGAACCGCTGAGGAACAGGAAGCCGTGCTGGGCGGGACGGCGGCACGATTCTATGGGATTAGAACGTAG
- a CDS encoding FadR/GntR family transcriptional regulator: protein MVQWESVKRVTVTEQIMEQIAHFITEGQLKAGDKLPNERELAATLGVTRGRVREALRALSLIGLITIKAGEGSFVNNQEVPIPEDTIVWMFHNEIHNLEEVYAARKLIETEIYSTAAGKLAPPHLEQLALLLQRIRDLQEPSASAVLQLLDEFDLLIGEHCGNAIYFKLMQTIVHLRRETSTHILQVPGAVESSIESRSALLTALESGDSTKVRTTANEFFKTSQAFYESLVKGELRPSRSLKDRPTT from the coding sequence ATGGTGCAATGGGAAAGTGTCAAACGGGTCACCGTCACGGAACAGATCATGGAGCAAATCGCTCATTTCATAACCGAAGGGCAGCTGAAGGCGGGTGATAAGCTGCCGAACGAACGGGAGCTTGCCGCCACGCTTGGCGTAACCCGCGGCCGTGTCCGTGAGGCGCTGCGCGCCTTGTCGCTGATCGGCCTGATCACAATCAAGGCCGGTGAGGGCAGCTTCGTCAACAACCAGGAGGTCCCGATCCCCGAGGATACGATTGTCTGGATGTTCCATAACGAAATCCATAACCTCGAGGAAGTATACGCCGCCCGCAAGCTGATTGAGACGGAGATTTACAGCACCGCCGCGGGTAAGCTGGCCCCTCCCCACCTGGAACAGCTGGCCCTTCTTTTGCAGCGTATCCGGGATCTGCAGGAGCCGTCGGCTTCCGCTGTGCTGCAGCTGCTCGACGAATTCGACCTGCTCATCGGCGAGCACTGCGGGAATGCGATTTATTTTAAACTGATGCAGACGATCGTTCACCTGCGGAGAGAAACCAGCACACACATTCTCCAGGTGCCCGGGGCCGTAGAGAGCAGCATTGAGTCCCGGTCCGCCCTGCTGACTGCACTCGAAAGCGGAGACAGCACGAAGGTCAGAACCACGGCGAACGAGTTCTTCAAGACGTCCCAGGCGTTCTACGAGTCCTTGGTGAAGGGGGAGCTCCGTCCTTCCCGGTCTTTGAAGGACCGTCCGACAACGTAA
- a CDS encoding DUF2251 domain-containing protein → MSNPEMSFVIDAVSPDGKWLCVFEDNGETGYLYFCTLSPEGELMGISDALWIYNQISPSIHECKQVHMIWSNDSAKTALIVDGECWGMFDLTNRRKLTAPRSNNGMESIPTAVLENGIPEHLGEPLEFEVKS, encoded by the coding sequence TTGAGCAATCCGGAGATGAGCTTTGTCATAGATGCGGTTTCCCCTGATGGGAAATGGCTGTGCGTGTTTGAAGATAATGGGGAGACCGGTTACCTGTACTTTTGTACCTTGTCACCAGAAGGAGAACTGATGGGGATCTCGGATGCGCTCTGGATCTACAATCAAATTTCCCCTTCCATTCATGAATGCAAACAGGTGCATATGATTTGGTCTAATGACTCTGCCAAGACAGCCCTTATTGTGGATGGGGAGTGTTGGGGGATGTTTGATTTAACCAACAGAAGAAAGCTGACTGCTCCAAGGAGTAATAACGGGATGGAGAGCATACCTACAGCGGTCTTGGAAAACGGAATTCCTGAACACTTAGGAGAACCGCTCGAGTTTGAAGTAAAGTCCTAA